A single genomic interval of Deferribacter autotrophicus harbors:
- a CDS encoding bactofilin family protein yields the protein MIKGGKQESNTINAFLGKNTKFEGTLIFDGLVRIDGEFEGEVKSSDTFVVAETGKVKANVEAGVVKISGFFDGNIIAKNKVELYKPAIVKGTIKTPSLIIEDGVTFNGSCEMGKDINNIEKKLEESKK from the coding sequence ATGATAAAAGGTGGTAAACAAGAGAGTAATACTATCAACGCATTTTTAGGGAAAAACACCAAATTTGAAGGTACTTTGATTTTTGATGGCTTGGTTAGGATTGATGGTGAGTTTGAAGGTGAAGTGAAAAGCAGTGATACATTCGTTGTGGCTGAGACTGGTAAAGTCAAGGCAAACGTTGAAGCAGGAGTTGTTAAAATTTCAGGTTTTTTTGATGGAAATATTATTGCAAAAAATAAAGTTGAGTTGTATAAACCCGCAATTGTCAAAGGTACAATAAAGACTCCATCATTGATAATAGAGGACGGAGTTACTTTCAATGGAAGTTGTGAAATGGGTAAAGATATAAATAATATTGAAAAAAAATTGGAGGAATCTAAGAAATGA
- a CDS encoding peptide-binding protein: MRFLKLFIIFFFVINLFSCSEGDKNNSPSAEYKKDSTVEVKAYGDALVEGSIGDASNLIPILATDSASHSVAGLIYNGLLKYDKNLNLVGDLAEKWEVSENKKIITFYLRKGVKWHDGAPFTAEDVKFTYKLIVDDKTPTAYDADFRLIDRVDVVDNYTVKVFYKKAYAPALSSWTISILPSHLLKGVEVTKSPLQRKPVGTGPYKFLEWKSQDHITLVANEDYFEGKPYVERYIFRIIPDTSSMFLELLNENIDLMGLSPLQYTKQTENPRFKKSYKKYKYLANSYTYIGYNLKNPFFADKRVRQALSYATPKNDIIKGVLFGLGEIATGPYKPGTIWYNRDVKRYEYDLEKAKELLKEAGWQDRDGDGILEKGKKKFKVTILTNQGNSTRSRIAEIVQQSWKKIGVDVEIRILEWATFISEYIDKRNFQVVILGWSIPQEPDLYDVWHSSNCRDKKLNFICYQNKEVDKLIELARTEFDTEKRKEYYYKIQEIFAEEQPYTFLYVPDALIALHKRFRNVKPAPAGLMYNFIEWYVPKSEQKYHFTQ; this comes from the coding sequence ATGAGGTTTTTAAAGTTATTTATTATATTTTTTTTTGTAATTAATTTGTTTTCATGCAGTGAGGGGGATAAAAACAATTCCCCTTCTGCTGAATATAAGAAAGATTCGACTGTTGAAGTCAAAGCTTATGGTGATGCCCTTGTAGAAGGGAGTATTGGAGACGCAAGTAATCTTATTCCAATATTGGCAACAGATTCGGCATCCCATTCTGTAGCAGGACTTATATATAATGGATTGTTAAAATACGATAAAAACCTAAATCTTGTTGGTGATCTTGCTGAAAAATGGGAAGTTTCTGAAAATAAAAAAATAATAACATTTTATTTGCGAAAAGGTGTGAAGTGGCATGATGGTGCACCTTTTACAGCGGAAGATGTAAAATTTACTTATAAGTTAATTGTTGATGATAAGACGCCCACAGCTTATGATGCAGATTTTAGATTGATAGATAGAGTGGATGTAGTTGATAATTATACAGTGAAAGTTTTTTATAAAAAAGCATATGCACCTGCACTTTCAAGCTGGACTATTTCCATATTACCTTCACATTTACTAAAAGGGGTCGAAGTTACAAAATCTCCATTACAGAGAAAACCTGTTGGAACTGGTCCTTATAAGTTTTTGGAATGGAAGTCACAAGATCATATTACTCTAGTTGCAAATGAAGACTATTTTGAGGGGAAACCTTACGTTGAAAGGTATATTTTTAGAATAATTCCAGATACATCTTCCATGTTTTTGGAATTACTTAATGAAAATATTGACCTTATGGGGTTGTCTCCATTACAGTATACAAAGCAGACTGAAAATCCAAGATTTAAAAAAAGTTATAAAAAATATAAATATCTTGCAAATTCTTACACTTATATCGGTTATAATTTAAAAAATCCTTTTTTTGCAGATAAAAGGGTTAGACAGGCATTATCCTACGCCACTCCAAAAAATGATATTATAAAAGGGGTATTATTTGGGCTGGGAGAGATTGCCACAGGTCCTTATAAACCTGGTACTATTTGGTATAACCGGGATGTGAAAAGATACGAGTATGATCTTGAAAAGGCAAAAGAGCTTTTAAAAGAAGCTGGCTGGCAGGATAGAGATGGTGATGGTATCCTTGAAAAAGGGAAAAAGAAGTTTAAAGTGACTATTTTGACAAATCAGGGTAATTCCACCCGTAGTAGGATTGCGGAGATTGTACAGCAAAGTTGGAAGAAGATAGGAGTGGATGTGGAAATCAGAATTTTGGAATGGGCTACTTTCATTAGTGAATATATTGATAAAAGAAATTTTCAAGTGGTCATTTTGGGATGGAGTATTCCACAAGAGCCTGATCTTTATGATGTATGGCATTCTTCAAATTGTAGAGATAAAAAACTCAATTTTATCTGTTATCAAAATAAAGAGGTTGATAAACTTATTGAACTTGCAAGGACAGAGTTTGATACAGAAAAAAGAAAAGAATATTATTATAAAATCCAGGAGATTTTTGCAGAAGAGCAACCATATACATTTTTATACGTACCTGATGCACTGATTGCCCTTCACAAACGTTTTAGAAATGTTAAGCCCGCACCTGCGGGTCTTATGTATAACTTTATAGAATGGTATGTTCCAAAATCTGAGCAGAAGTATCATTTTACCCAGTAG
- the tpiA gene encoding triose-phosphate isomerase, giving the protein MRKPLIVGNWKMNLTISEGVNLVNSVIDAGIDQLKVDYGFAPSFVALGEIKKYLNDSHILAAQNIYFEDSGAFTGEVSADMVISAGANCVILGHSERRHIFKESDEIINKKVRQAVDKGLNVILCVGELLEEREAGCEVETVLRQVALGLKGLNSDDMKKVVIAYEPVWAIGTGKTASKDDAETMHREIRSFVSKLYGENIANDLRILYGGSVKPENIKELMSAENVDGALVGGASLKAESFVKILKFYE; this is encoded by the coding sequence ATGAGAAAGCCTCTAATCGTTGGAAATTGGAAAATGAATCTAACAATTTCTGAAGGAGTAAATCTTGTAAATTCTGTAATAGATGCTGGTATTGATCAACTGAAAGTGGATTATGGGTTTGCTCCATCATTTGTTGCTTTGGGTGAGATTAAAAAATATTTAAATGATAGCCATATATTAGCTGCTCAAAATATATATTTTGAAGATTCTGGTGCATTTACTGGGGAAGTATCAGCAGACATGGTAATATCAGCTGGTGCAAATTGTGTAATTTTGGGACATTCTGAAAGAAGGCACATTTTTAAAGAAAGTGATGAGATTATTAACAAAAAGGTTCGTCAAGCTGTGGATAAGGGGTTAAATGTCATCTTATGCGTTGGTGAATTACTTGAGGAGAGAGAAGCAGGATGTGAAGTTGAGACAGTGTTAAGGCAGGTAGCTCTTGGATTGAAAGGTTTAAACTCTGATGACATGAAAAAAGTGGTAATCGCTTATGAACCTGTTTGGGCAATTGGGACAGGCAAGACTGCTAGCAAAGATGATGCTGAGACAATGCATAGAGAAATCAGGAGTTTTGTGTCAAAGCTTTATGGAGAAAATATTGCGAATGATCTTCGAATTTTATACGGTGGTAGTGTAAAGCCTGAAAATATTAAAGAGCTTATGAGTGCTGAAAATGTTGATGGCGCTCTTGTAGGTGGTGCAAGCCTTAAGGCTGAAAGTTTTGTAAAAATTTTAAAATTCTATGAATAG
- a CDS encoding lysophospholipid acyltransferase family protein — MNRTLLNLGYYFLKGYYKTLKYEIYNGEIVSNLRKEKKQIIFAIFHGQLFPFVYLHRNEGIVTIVSESKDGEIADFFLKKFGFQTVRGSSTRGGVKAVIGAKRRMGDNFDAAVTVDGPKGPRFEVKPGVIYLAKKKTNFVVPAVCKCEKYKEFNSWDRFILPYPFSKVKIMYGEPIYFSKSIDDSLMEKDRNFLQKRMLELLDADF; from the coding sequence ATGAATAGAACATTACTTAATTTAGGTTATTACTTTTTAAAAGGATATTACAAAACATTAAAATATGAAATTTATAATGGTGAAATTGTAAGCAATTTGAGAAAAGAGAAAAAGCAGATAATTTTTGCCATTTTTCATGGGCAGCTTTTCCCTTTTGTTTATCTTCACAGAAATGAAGGGATTGTAACTATCGTATCAGAGAGTAAGGATGGGGAAATAGCTGATTTTTTTCTTAAAAAGTTTGGATTTCAAACAGTTAGAGGTTCATCCACAAGAGGTGGAGTCAAGGCAGTAATTGGTGCAAAACGGAGGATGGGGGATAATTTTGATGCTGCTGTTACAGTGGATGGGCCTAAAGGTCCTCGTTTTGAGGTTAAACCTGGGGTGATTTATCTTGCAAAAAAGAAGACAAATTTTGTAGTGCCTGCTGTTTGCAAATGTGAAAAATACAAAGAGTTTAATAGTTGGGATAGATTCATTCTCCCATATCCATTTTCAAAGGTTAAAATAATGTATGGTGAGCCTATATATTTTTCAAAAAGTATAGATGATTCGTTAATGGAAAAGGATAGAAACTTTTTACAAAAAAGGATGCTGGAGCTTCTTGATGCTGATTTTTAG
- a CDS encoding ParB/RepB/Spo0J family partition protein: MSKRNPLGRGLESLIPSKNDNKDERKIVKEIDVVDIKPNENQPRKIFDREKLEELAASIKSKGVIQPILVERVENGYVILAGERRWRAAALAGLKKIPAIVIDKTTEQEKIEIGLIENIQRESLNPVELAEAFKTLMERYGYTQEQVASIVGKSRAAVANTLRLLNLDEKSFQALKEGHISEGHARALLGIEDIEYRLYVLKEIIEKNLSVRDVEKLVKRKNKKVQNKDEQSKDVFIMALEEELENYFKTKIDIKMKKKGGAIVINFNSSDELDRIINILRGEL, encoded by the coding sequence ATGAGTAAGAGAAACCCTTTAGGAAGAGGTTTGGAGTCTTTGATTCCCTCTAAAAATGATAATAAAGATGAAAGAAAAATTGTTAAAGAAATTGATGTCGTAGACATCAAACCAAATGAAAACCAACCTCGTAAGATTTTTGATAGGGAAAAACTTGAGGAACTTGCTGCTTCTATAAAATCTAAAGGGGTCATACAGCCCATATTAGTGGAAAGAGTAGAAAATGGGTATGTAATTTTAGCCGGTGAAAGGAGATGGAGAGCAGCTGCCCTTGCAGGATTAAAAAAAATACCAGCTATTGTTATAGACAAAACCACGGAGCAGGAAAAAATTGAAATAGGTTTGATTGAAAATATTCAGAGAGAATCTTTAAATCCTGTTGAGTTGGCTGAAGCATTCAAGACACTTATGGAAAGGTATGGTTATACTCAGGAACAGGTAGCCTCAATTGTGGGGAAAAGTAGGGCGGCAGTGGCAAATACTCTCAGACTTTTAAATCTTGATGAAAAGAGTTTTCAGGCTCTAAAGGAAGGACATATTAGTGAGGGGCATGCAAGAGCGCTTCTTGGGATAGAGGATATTGAGTATCGTCTATATGTTCTTAAGGAAATTATTGAAAAAAATCTTTCTGTAAGAGATGTAGAAAAGTTAGTAAAAAGAAAAAATAAAAAAGTTCAAAATAAAGATGAGCAGAGTAAAGATGTCTTTATTATGGCTCTTGAGGAAGAGCTTGAAAACTATTTTAAAACCAAAATTGATATCAAGATGAAGAAGAAAGGCGGTGCTATTGTTATAAACTTCAATAGTAGCGATGAACTTGATAGAATCATTAATATCTTGAGAGGCGAGTTATGA
- a CDS encoding ParA family protein, with the protein MGKIIAVANQKGGVGKTTTAVNLSSALAIAEAKVLIVDMDPQGNATSGLGYLPHELDKSVYDVIVGDVELDEVTFETKINNLFLVPSKIDLTAAEIELVTVLSRETRLKRHLDKKKDDYDFIIIDCPPSLGLLTINSLTAADTVLIPLQCEYYALEGLSQLLNTVRLIKENLNPGLKLEGILLTMYDPRNNLSKEVYRQVREYFRDEMFKTIIPRNVKLSEAPSHGLPIISYDIRSKGAESYIELAKEVISRR; encoded by the coding sequence ATGGGTAAAATTATTGCTGTAGCGAATCAAAAAGGTGGTGTAGGAAAGACAACCACAGCGGTTAATTTGTCTTCTGCACTTGCTATTGCAGAAGCAAAGGTTTTGATCGTGGACATGGATCCTCAGGGGAATGCTACAAGTGGGCTTGGGTATTTACCTCATGAGCTTGATAAAAGTGTATATGATGTTATTGTTGGGGACGTTGAGCTTGATGAGGTTACTTTTGAAACAAAGATTAATAATTTGTTTTTGGTTCCAAGTAAAATAGATTTAACAGCAGCAGAAATTGAGCTTGTTACTGTTTTATCAAGGGAAACAAGACTCAAGAGACATCTTGATAAAAAAAAGGATGACTATGATTTTATAATTATTGACTGTCCCCCATCGCTTGGTTTGTTGACAATTAATTCTCTTACAGCTGCTGATACAGTGCTCATTCCTTTACAGTGTGAGTATTATGCCCTTGAGGGATTAAGTCAGCTATTAAACACGGTAAGGCTGATAAAGGAAAATTTAAATCCTGGTTTGAAACTGGAAGGTATACTACTTACAATGTATGATCCTAGAAATAATTTGTCTAAGGAAGTTTACAGGCAGGTTAGAGAATACTTTAGAGATGAAATGTTTAAAACAATTATTCCTAGAAATGTAAAATTGAGTGAAGCGCCGAGTCATGGGTTGCCTATTATTTCTTACGATATAAGATCAAAAGGTGCTGAAAGTTATATAGAACTTGCAAAAGAGGTGATAAGTAGAAGATGA
- a CDS encoding ABC transporter permease has protein sequence MLAYIVKRLFGMIPLLVGITLISFLVINLAPGDPVQFLSQMNPKISETARAKFIKLYNLDKPIHVRYWLWLKKLVKLDFGESFAADRKPVLEKIKERLPLTLYLNITSMMLIFLIALPLGILSAYYKDSIFDRGVTIFVFIGFAIPTFWLALLCMYYFGVILGWLPIAGLKSYNYESLSTFGKVVDIVKHTILPVGISVFGGLAGLSRFARNSMLDVLNDEYIEAARARGLPERKILFKHALKNALLPVITILGLSIPGLIGGSVIFESIFGLPGMGQLFYQSVMMRDYPTIMGILVIGAVLTLIGNLIADVAYALADPRIRYGKKGK, from the coding sequence ATGTTAGCTTATATTGTCAAACGATTATTTGGGATGATTCCTCTTCTTGTGGGGATTACACTTATCAGTTTTTTGGTGATAAATTTAGCACCTGGTGATCCTGTGCAATTTCTTTCGCAGATGAATCCTAAGATATCTGAAACAGCAAGGGCAAAGTTTATAAAGCTTTATAACCTTGATAAACCGATACATGTGAGATATTGGTTATGGCTAAAAAAACTTGTAAAACTTGACTTTGGAGAATCATTTGCTGCCGACAGAAAACCTGTTTTAGAAAAGATTAAAGAGAGGTTACCTTTAACACTGTATCTAAATATAACATCAATGATGCTTATTTTTCTTATAGCTTTGCCTCTGGGGATACTATCTGCATATTATAAAGATTCTATTTTTGATAGAGGAGTAACTATATTTGTTTTTATAGGTTTTGCTATTCCCACTTTTTGGTTAGCACTTCTTTGTATGTATTATTTTGGAGTGATTTTGGGGTGGCTCCCTATTGCAGGATTGAAGTCTTACAATTATGAGTCATTATCAACATTTGGGAAGGTAGTGGATATTGTAAAACACACGATTTTGCCGGTAGGAATTTCCGTATTTGGTGGACTTGCAGGGCTTTCCCGTTTTGCAAGAAATAGTATGCTTGATGTTTTAAATGATGAGTATATTGAAGCTGCAAGGGCTAGAGGGTTACCTGAAAGGAAGATACTGTTTAAGCATGCTTTAAAAAATGCGTTACTACCTGTGATTACTATTTTAGGGCTATCAATTCCAGGGCTTATTGGTGGTAGCGTAATCTTTGAATCAATTTTTGGGTTGCCAGGGATGGGACAGCTTTTCTATCAATCAGTTATGATGAGGGATTATCCTACAATTATGGGGATACTTGTTATTGGAGCTGTTCTTACTTTGATTGGTAATCTCATTGCTGATGTGGCCTATGCATTGGCTGATCCAAGGATTAGGTATGGTAAAAAGGGGAAATAA
- the secG gene encoding preprotein translocase subunit SecG, whose protein sequence is MYSVIIAIHVFVSILLILAVLLQSGKESDLGSAFGGGSSDTFGPATPANIMNKITTILVIVFFFTSITLTILSKNRTGESILNKIPVSAPVQNNQSFPKVPTQSK, encoded by the coding sequence ATGTATTCAGTTATTATAGCCATTCATGTGTTTGTTAGTATTTTATTAATTTTGGCTGTTTTATTGCAGTCAGGTAAAGAGTCTGATTTAGGTTCAGCTTTTGGTGGTGGTTCTTCAGATACTTTCGGACCAGCTACACCTGCTAATATTATGAACAAGATTACAACAATTCTTGTGATAGTATTCTTTTTTACTTCAATTACTCTTACTATCTTATCAAAAAACAGAACAGGAGAGTCCATTTTAAATAAAATACCAGTTTCAGCACCAGTTCAAAACAATCAATCTTTTCCTAAGGTGCCAACACAGAGCAAATGA
- a CDS encoding lysophospholipid acyltransferase family protein, with translation MEALFKFFQNRDLTTLYRYGNFLGNIAYYVLRGRRRVAERNCEIIGIKDIKKVVKESFKNTFCSFMEIFYLHKVDNEFILNNVIIENEDKIRKLLEKYKSVFVVSAHIGSWEFTPVIFKKVFKINTAIVGRRIKNKKIDDFIKKQRSADGIKYFTHRDVALELSKLVDEGYAIGTLLDHSALSKDSVYVDFFGLKTSFIAGVPLLSLRKKIPILPIFLIREDGYYKMIDYPPIFPERNGNIKENMEKVARKINEVYEDIIRKYPEQWYLIHKRFKRVRDGEETRSVY, from the coding sequence GTGGAAGCTTTGTTTAAATTTTTTCAGAACCGAGATTTGACTACCCTTTATCGTTATGGAAACTTCCTTGGTAATATTGCATACTATGTCCTCAGGGGTAGGAGAAGAGTTGCAGAGAGAAACTGTGAAATTATTGGAATAAAAGATATTAAAAAGGTTGTAAAAGAATCTTTTAAAAATACTTTTTGTTCGTTTATGGAGATTTTTTATCTTCATAAGGTGGATAATGAGTTTATTTTGAATAATGTTATTATTGAAAATGAAGATAAGATTAGAAAATTATTGGAAAAGTATAAATCTGTTTTTGTCGTAAGTGCTCATATTGGTTCATGGGAATTCACTCCAGTAATTTTTAAAAAAGTTTTTAAAATAAATACTGCTATAGTAGGACGGCGAATTAAAAACAAAAAGATTGATGATTTTATTAAAAAACAGAGAAGTGCAGATGGAATAAAATATTTTACTCATCGAGATGTGGCGTTGGAGCTTTCAAAACTTGTAGATGAAGGTTATGCCATAGGGACACTGCTTGATCATAGTGCCCTTTCAAAAGATAGTGTTTATGTGGATTTTTTTGGCTTGAAAACTTCCTTCATTGCAGGTGTACCGTTACTCTCTCTTAGAAAAAAAATTCCTATTCTACCCATTTTTCTCATTAGAGAAGATGGTTACTATAAAATGATTGATTATCCGCCAATATTTCCTGAGAGAAATGGGAATATTAAAGAGAATATGGAGAAAGTTGCAAGAAAAATCAATGAAGTTTATGAGGATATTATCAGGAAGTATCCTGAACAGTGGTATCTAATACACAAACGTTTCAAGAGGGTAAGAGATGGAGAAGAGACCCGTAGTGTTTATTGA
- a CDS encoding ABC transporter permease: MVKRGNKLFWIGLILVGLFFIIAIFAPVIATHDPFKIDLNNIFLPPSKEHLFGTDDLGRDVFSRVVYGTRVSLFVGFVAVGISILIGTILGLISGFYGGFVDVLIMRFVDIMLCFPSFFLILAVIGFLKPSLTNVMIIIGLTSWMGVARMVRAEVLSVKEREYVLATRVLGLPTWKILIKHILPNVFTPIFVTATLGVAGAILTESALSFLGLGVQPPTPSWGNILTAGKDNIMFAWWLSFFPGIAIFLTVLGYNLLGEGLRDILDPKTIDSSDKK; encoded by the coding sequence ATGGTAAAAAGGGGAAATAAGCTCTTTTGGATAGGATTAATTTTGGTAGGTTTATTTTTTATTATTGCTATCTTCGCACCTGTAATAGCTACCCATGACCCTTTTAAAATAGATTTAAACAATATTTTTCTACCACCATCAAAAGAGCATTTATTTGGTACAGATGATCTTGGTAGAGATGTTTTTAGCAGGGTGGTTTATGGAACCAGAGTTTCATTGTTTGTAGGGTTTGTAGCAGTGGGGATTTCCATTTTAATAGGAACAATTTTAGGTTTAATTTCAGGCTTTTATGGTGGTTTTGTTGATGTTTTGATAATGAGATTTGTAGATATAATGCTTTGTTTTCCATCCTTTTTTCTTATTTTAGCCGTTATTGGTTTTTTAAAACCAAGTCTTACAAATGTAATGATTATAATTGGTCTTACAAGTTGGATGGGTGTTGCAAGGATGGTGCGTGCAGAGGTACTGAGTGTAAAGGAAAGGGAGTATGTGTTGGCAACACGAGTTTTGGGTTTGCCAACTTGGAAAATTTTAATAAAGCATATTTTGCCAAATGTTTTTACCCCTATATTTGTTACGGCTACTTTAGGTGTAGCAGGTGCTATTCTTACAGAATCAGCACTGAGTTTTTTGGGACTTGGGGTTCAGCCGCCGACTCCTTCATGGGGAAATATATTGACTGCAGGTAAAGACAATATTATGTTTGCCTGGTGGTTGTCCTTTTTCCCAGGTATAGCTATTTTCCTAACCGTTTTGGGATACAACTTACTAGGGGAAGGGCTGAGGGATATTCTTGATCCTAAGACCATAGATTCATCGGATAAAAAATAG
- a CDS encoding DegT/DnrJ/EryC1/StrS family aminotransferase, with translation MIPMLDIKRELNLIGDEVREAVESSIKETRFILGPNVEAFEKEAADYLGVKYAVGVASGTDALHLALRALGVEEGDEVITVPFTFIATAEAILYCNARPVFVDVDRETMNMDVKQLEEKITEKTKVIIPVHLFGNPANMDEILDIAKRHNVKVLDDCAQSFGAVYKGKRVGSFADASAFSFFPSKNLGCYGDGGLVTTNDEEVYKNLKALRNHGSFVRYYHEMLGFNSRLDDIQAAILRVKLKYIDKFNEDRRNVADKYINSLKGIVDIQKENSDGTHVYHQFTIVSDKRDKIIENLKEHEIASAIYYPVPVHLQKSFERFGYKKGDFPVSEYLSKKVVSLPMNPFLEDEEVDVIIEVVKDSVNE, from the coding sequence ATGATACCAATGCTAGATATTAAAAGGGAACTAAATTTGATTGGTGATGAAGTAAGAGAAGCAGTGGAATCATCTATAAAAGAGACAAGGTTTATATTAGGTCCAAATGTGGAAGCTTTTGAAAAAGAGGCCGCAGATTATTTGGGAGTTAAATATGCTGTTGGCGTTGCCAGTGGAACGGATGCTTTGCATCTTGCCTTGCGTGCATTGGGAGTGGAAGAAGGAGACGAAGTAATTACAGTTCCTTTCACATTTATTGCAACAGCAGAGGCAATACTTTATTGCAACGCAAGACCTGTGTTTGTAGATGTGGATAGAGAGACAATGAATATGGATGTTAAGCAACTTGAAGAGAAAATTACAGAAAAAACAAAAGTGATTATCCCTGTGCATTTGTTTGGCAATCCTGCTAATATGGATGAAATTCTTGATATTGCCAAAAGACATAATGTGAAAGTGTTGGATGATTGTGCACAATCCTTTGGAGCTGTTTATAAAGGGAAAAGAGTGGGTAGTTTTGCAGATGCAAGTGCATTTAGCTTTTTCCCAAGCAAAAACCTTGGTTGTTATGGAGATGGTGGTCTTGTTACTACTAATGATGAAGAGGTTTACAAAAATTTAAAAGCTCTTAGAAATCATGGTTCATTTGTGCGTTATTATCATGAGATGCTTGGATTTAATTCAAGGTTAGATGATATACAAGCAGCCATACTGAGGGTAAAACTAAAGTATATTGATAAATTCAATGAAGACAGAAGGAATGTAGCTGATAAATACATAAATTCTCTAAAAGGGATTGTGGATATTCAAAAAGAAAATAGTGATGGTACTCATGTGTATCATCAGTTTACAATTGTCTCAGACAAAAGGGATAAAATTATTGAAAATCTAAAGGAGCATGAGATTGCATCTGCCATTTATTATCCTGTGCCTGTTCATTTGCAAAAAAGTTTTGAAAGGTTTGGGTATAAAAAAGGAGATTTTCCAGTTTCAGAATACTTATCTAAAAAGGTAGTTTCTCTTCCTATGAATCCTTTTCTTGAAGATGAAGAGGTGGATGTGATTATAGAGGTTGTAAAAGATAGTGTAAATGAATAG
- a CDS encoding 3-deoxy-D-manno-octulosonic acid transferase, producing MLIFRIIYNVIILILLPIAVPLGYLFALKKKEEKDYFERFGFIKIENIPKKSIWFHCASVGEAKSIKILVDRIREELKDISIVVSTVTYSGKKIAEKEINPDISFLLPLENSLAISYLVHLLNTKAFFIVDTELWPNLIYSVSKRCSLYLINGRISDKSFKGYYFFRFIFKNLLRRFEKIFVKSDEDFEKFSKIIGCDENLINLGNLKFFEKKDVDTSDLSFLEGKIITAGSTHRGEEELVLAAFESVGKYFEKLIIVPRHLNRVEEVVQIVRDKGYSPAKWSDGDLAVRDAKVVVVDVFGILEKLYKISEKIFIGGSVVENIGGHNIYEALQFEKVVAIGKNMWNFKEIYDLARKHNVVYVVEDKKQLIEYFRDDFMLPADFDGFERELKKSSEDKLDRILAEIKRWV from the coding sequence ATGCTGATTTTTAGAATTATATACAATGTTATTATTTTGATTTTGTTACCCATTGCAGTGCCTTTGGGTTATCTTTTTGCATTGAAGAAGAAAGAGGAAAAAGATTACTTTGAGAGATTCGGTTTTATTAAAATAGAAAATATACCCAAAAAGAGTATCTGGTTTCATTGTGCAAGTGTAGGTGAGGCAAAGAGTATAAAGATACTGGTGGATAGAATTAGAGAAGAATTGAAAGATATTTCAATAGTAGTAAGTACTGTGACATATTCAGGTAAAAAGATTGCTGAAAAAGAGATAAATCCTGATATTTCTTTCTTGTTACCCTTAGAGAACAGTTTGGCTATAAGTTATCTTGTACATTTGTTAAATACAAAAGCTTTTTTTATAGTAGATACTGAGTTATGGCCGAATTTAATTTACAGTGTAAGTAAAAGATGTAGCCTTTATCTTATTAATGGGAGGATTTCTGATAAAAGTTTTAAAGGGTATTATTTCTTCAGGTTTATATTTAAAAATCTTCTAAGACGTTTTGAAAAGATTTTTGTAAAGAGTGATGAAGATTTTGAAAAGTTTTCAAAAATTATAGGGTGTGATGAAAATTTAATAAATCTTGGCAACTTGAAATTTTTTGAAAAAAAAGATGTTGATACCTCAGATTTATCATTTTTAGAAGGGAAAATTATAACTGCAGGTAGCACTCATCGAGGAGAGGAAGAACTTGTTTTAGCTGCTTTTGAAAGTGTGGGGAAATATTTTGAAAAACTTATAATAGTGCCTAGACATTTAAACCGTGTGGAAGAAGTAGTGCAGATTGTTAGAGATAAAGGGTATAGCCCAGCAAAGTGGAGTGATGGGGATTTAGCTGTTAGAGATGCCAAGGTAGTCGTAGTGGATGTTTTTGGAATACTGGAAAAGTTATACAAGATTTCTGAGAAAATTTTTATAGGTGGGTCTGTGGTGGAAAATATTGGGGGGCACAATATTTACGAAGCACTGCAGTTTGAAAAAGTGGTGGCAATTGGGAAAAATATGTGGAATTTCAAAGAGATTTATGATTTAGCAAGGAAACATAATGTTGTTTATGTGGTGGAAGATAAAAAGCAGCTTATTGAATATTTCAGAGATGACTTTATGTTACCAGCTGATTTTGATGGATTTGAAAGAGAGTTGAAAAAAAGTTCTGAAGATAAGCTTGATAGGATACTTGCAGAAATAAAAAGGTGGGTGTGA